The proteins below come from a single Necator americanus strain Aroian chromosome V, whole genome shotgun sequence genomic window:
- a CDS encoding hypothetical protein (NECATOR_CHRV.G18363.T1), translating to MSFSADPLRNGHVAIATRSILAESQLRSSSSPVTSVVSGCFFSQICKHSSIISHTTTLREGALCRATAP from the exons ATGAGCTTTTCGGCGGACCCACTGCGAAATGGACATGTTGCTATCGCGACTCGTTCAATTCTCGCAGA ATCTCAGCTGCGATCATCTTCCTCACCTGTGACCTCCGTGGTTTCCGGCTGCTTTTTCAGCCAAATTTGTAAACATTCTTCCATAATTTCTCACACTACAACGCTCCGAGAAG GGGCACTATGTAGAGCAACAGCGCCATAA
- a CDS encoding hypothetical protein (NECATOR_CHRV.G18364.T1) — MSIFIFVEHVWGSCQIPRWFWKKSERHVFSMADAATESAPAPADTAAAPTEAAQPPVESMETGDAPPATGAATTEEAAPPAPAAATPAQPTPSAAPVASATAPAASAAPAAPAAPTQPRSAPAIPTRQYLDQTVVPILLQALGALAKERPENPIDFLINFLIKEKERYQPSTENVS; from the exons ATGtcgattttcattttcgttgagCACGTGTGGGGATCCTGTC aaattccGCGTTGGTTTTGGAAGAAAAGTGAGCGACATGTAT TTAGCATGGCTGACGCTGCGACCGAATCTGCTCCAGCTCCG GCTGATACTGCTGCTGCTCCTACCGAAGCTGCTCAACCTCCAGTTGAATCCATGGAAACTGGTGATGCTCCACCAGCTACTGGCGCTGCCACCACAGAG GAAGCTGCTCCTCCAGCTCCTGCAGCTGCTACTCCAGCTCAGCCAACACCGTCTGCGGCTCCTGTGGCTAGTGCAACTGCTCCAGCTGCTTCAGCGGCTCCTGCCGCTCCAGCAGCACCCACCCAGCCTCGATCTGCTCCGGCTATCCCCACTCGACAATACCTCGATCAAACCGTTGTGCCGATTCTGTTGCAG GCTTTGGGAGCGCTCGCAAAGGAACGACCTGAAAATCCAATTGACTTCTTGATCAACTTTCTCATCAAAGAAAAGGAGCGCTATCAGCCATCGACAGAAAATGTTTCGTAA
- a CDS encoding hypothetical protein (NECATOR_CHRV.G18364.T2), with amino-acid sequence MRKIPRWFWKKSERHVFSMADAATESAPAPADTAAAPTEAAQPPVESMETGDAPPATGAATTEEAAPPAPAAATPAQPTPSAAPVASATAPAASAAPAAPAAPTQPRSAPAIPTRQYLDQTVVPILLQALGALAKERPENPIDFLINFLIKEKERYQPSTENVS; translated from the exons ATGCGCA aaattccGCGTTGGTTTTGGAAGAAAAGTGAGCGACATGTAT TTAGCATGGCTGACGCTGCGACCGAATCTGCTCCAGCTCCG GCTGATACTGCTGCTGCTCCTACCGAAGCTGCTCAACCTCCAGTTGAATCCATGGAAACTGGTGATGCTCCACCAGCTACTGGCGCTGCCACCACAGAG GAAGCTGCTCCTCCAGCTCCTGCAGCTGCTACTCCAGCTCAGCCAACACCGTCTGCGGCTCCTGTGGCTAGTGCAACTGCTCCAGCTGCTTCAGCGGCTCCTGCCGCTCCAGCAGCACCCACCCAGCCTCGATCTGCTCCGGCTATCCCCACTCGACAATACCTCGATCAAACCGTTGTGCCGATTCTGTTGCAG GCTTTGGGAGCGCTCGCAAAGGAACGACCTGAAAATCCAATTGACTTCTTGATCAACTTTCTCATCAAAGAAAAGGAGCGCTATCAGCCATCGACAGAAAATGTTTCGTAA
- a CDS encoding hypothetical protein (NECATOR_CHRV.G18365.T1) — MFLYESVFSSADPILLFSFVHLYPLHNKASTNKIWQLEMVKLFVGNLADTVDSTKLKQVFQQFTKVTECDVVKNYAFVHIDDDDVQSIISRLNGYNLEGKAIHIQLSTSKLRSQPGMSNQCFRCASTDHKTPQCPQDPNNQVTQTIKIDLTGAAKRPGGAIDGPDAKRPVQIVSVIDEEIPRPPEPELQQLYEEYNLSRQRYTYYRERLQKEIQAKRNGVPGAAYVAPFASTMAATTTQFSSAAVPYIAPQQQAYTQPTVTGGNHPYSLKAPYAAATPQVQQVAAVPQVGALPQQNSYITPSTAVYNTVPTAMPQQMVGIPQQQPAPVAMPYATTVQQQQQSAIGVQSSAPMTTQQYLQTVGLQQAQQQAPALGITQSQQTTLSAPYGGVSVSTQWMQQQQQPAQQQMMSLQRPQSVVPQQQSYQSGLVKLNLI; from the exons ATGTTTTTGTACGAAAGTGTATTTTCCTCAGCCGATCCgatcctccttttttcatttgttcatttatatCCGTTACATAATAAAGCTTCAACGAACAAGATATG gcAACTAGAAATGGTGAAGTTATTCGTGGGAAATCTTGCTGACACTGTCGATTCCACAAAACTCAAACAAGTGTTCCAGCAGTTTACAAAAGTCACAGAATGTGATGTTGTGAAGAATTACGCTTTTGTG CATatcgatgatgatgatgtgcAGTCGATAATATCTCGGCTCAACGGATATAATTTGGAGGGAAAAGCCATTCATATTCAACT GTCGACTTCGAAGCTGCGATCACAGCCTGGAATGTCGAATCAGTGCTTCCGATGTGCGTCCACAGATCACAAAACTCCACAATGTCCTCAAGATCCAAATAACCA AGTGACGCAGACAATTAAGATAGATCTGACAGGTGCCGCAAAGCGTCCTGGAGGTGCTAT AGATGGTCCAGACGCTAAAAGACCAGTGCAGATAGTTAGCGTTATTGATGAGGAGATACCTCGTCCACCAGAACC cGAGCTGCAACAGTTGTATGAGGAATACAATTTGTCCCGACAGCGGTACACCTATTATCGTGAACGTCTTCAGAAGGAGATTCAAGCGAAACGCAACGGTGTGCCAGGAGCCGCCTACGTAGCGCCATTTGCGTCAACAATGGCCGCTACAACAACACA GTTTTCCTCCGCTGCTGTTCCTTATATTGCTCCTCAGCAGCAAGCCTACACACAACCAACGGTCACAGGAGGAAACCATCCTTATTCATTAAAG GCTCCCTATGCTGCCGCCACCCCGCAAGTGCAACAAGTTGCAGCGGTGCCGCAAGTTGGAGCTCTTCCCCAGCAAAATTCCTATATAACTCCGTCAACTGCGGTGTATAACACAGTACCGACAGCAATGCCACAACAAATGGTAGGAATACCACAGCAACAACCTGCTCCAGTTGCTATGCCATATGCTACG ACCGtccaacaacagcaacagtCAGCAATTGGCGTCCAGTCATCGGCTCCGATGACCACTCAACAGTATCT GCAAACAGTCGGGTTACAACAAGCGCAACAACAAGCTCCAGCTTTGGGAATCACACAATCTCAGCAGACTACACTCA GTGCACCTTACGGAGGAGTGAGCGTCAGCACACAGTGgatgcagcagcagcagcagccagCCCAACAGCAAATGATGAGCTTGCAACGTCCACAATCCGTTGTTCCTCAACAACAATCTTATCAGAGCGGGCTTGTTAAGctgaatttaatttaa
- a CDS encoding hypothetical protein (NECATOR_CHRV.G18365.T2), with protein sequence MCVRFSFVSVGLCLVTSLSFVVFIYKKKADPKIESQRQLEMVKLFVGNLADTVDSTKLKQVFQQFTKVTECDVVKNYAFVHIDDDDVQSIISRLNGYNLEGKAIHIQLSTSKLRSQPGMSNQCFRCASTDHKTPQCPQDPNNQVTQTIKIDLTGAAKRPGGAIDGPDAKRPVQIVSVIDEEIPRPPEPELQQLYEEYNLSRQRYTYYRERLQKEIQAKRNGVPGAAYVAPFASTMAATTTQFSSAAVPYIAPQQQAYTQPTVTGGNHPYSLKAPYAAATPQVQQVAAVPQVGALPQQNSYITPSTAVYNTVPTAMPQQMVGIPQQQPAPVAMPYATTVQQQQQSAIGVQSSAPMTTQQYLQTVGLQQAQQQAPALGITQSQQTTLSAPYGGVSVSTQWMQQQQQPAQQQMMSLQRPQSVVPQQQSYQSGLVKLNLI encoded by the exons ATGTGTGTCAGATTTAGTTTTGTTTCTGTGGGCTTATGTCTCGTCACATCTTTGTCTTTTGTTGTGTTTATCTACAAAAAGAAGGCAGATCCAAAGATTGAATCCCAACG gcAACTAGAAATGGTGAAGTTATTCGTGGGAAATCTTGCTGACACTGTCGATTCCACAAAACTCAAACAAGTGTTCCAGCAGTTTACAAAAGTCACAGAATGTGATGTTGTGAAGAATTACGCTTTTGTG CATatcgatgatgatgatgtgcAGTCGATAATATCTCGGCTCAACGGATATAATTTGGAGGGAAAAGCCATTCATATTCAACT GTCGACTTCGAAGCTGCGATCACAGCCTGGAATGTCGAATCAGTGCTTCCGATGTGCGTCCACAGATCACAAAACTCCACAATGTCCTCAAGATCCAAATAACCA AGTGACGCAGACAATTAAGATAGATCTGACAGGTGCCGCAAAGCGTCCTGGAGGTGCTAT AGATGGTCCAGACGCTAAAAGACCAGTGCAGATAGTTAGCGTTATTGATGAGGAGATACCTCGTCCACCAGAACC cGAGCTGCAACAGTTGTATGAGGAATACAATTTGTCCCGACAGCGGTACACCTATTATCGTGAACGTCTTCAGAAGGAGATTCAAGCGAAACGCAACGGTGTGCCAGGAGCCGCCTACGTAGCGCCATTTGCGTCAACAATGGCCGCTACAACAACACA GTTTTCCTCCGCTGCTGTTCCTTATATTGCTCCTCAGCAGCAAGCCTACACACAACCAACGGTCACAGGAGGAAACCATCCTTATTCATTAAAG GCTCCCTATGCTGCCGCCACCCCGCAAGTGCAACAAGTTGCAGCGGTGCCGCAAGTTGGAGCTCTTCCCCAGCAAAATTCCTATATAACTCCGTCAACTGCGGTGTATAACACAGTACCGACAGCAATGCCACAACAAATGGTAGGAATACCACAGCAACAACCTGCTCCAGTTGCTATGCCATATGCTACG ACCGtccaacaacagcaacagtCAGCAATTGGCGTCCAGTCATCGGCTCCGATGACCACTCAACAGTATCT GCAAACAGTCGGGTTACAACAAGCGCAACAACAAGCTCCAGCTTTGGGAATCACACAATCTCAGCAGACTACACTCA GTGCACCTTACGGAGGAGTGAGCGTCAGCACACAGTGgatgcagcagcagcagcagccagCCCAACAGCAAATGATGAGCTTGCAACGTCCACAATCCGTTGTTCCTCAACAACAATCTTATCAGAGCGGGCTTGTTAAGctgaatttaatttaa